The proteins below are encoded in one region of Roseomonas marmotae:
- a CDS encoding head-tail joining protein: protein MPTYAWENLDEFLSAGPGEFAVPVTVRLQGGGVRTFLGIFDEPYLNAETGEYELDTERPRVTCKEADVLGVLRGDKVDIGGRTYDVLTSAQPDGTGLAILELSRQ from the coding sequence ATGCCGACCTACGCATGGGAAAACCTCGACGAGTTCCTGAGTGCTGGGCCGGGCGAGTTCGCAGTACCCGTGACCGTGCGCCTCCAAGGTGGTGGCGTGCGGACGTTCCTCGGGATCTTCGATGAGCCGTATTTGAACGCCGAGACGGGCGAGTATGAGCTCGATACCGAGCGGCCCCGCGTGACCTGCAAGGAGGCCGATGTACTCGGCGTCCTGCGCGGGGACAAGGTGGACATCGGCGGGCGCACCTACGATGTGCTCACGAGCGCCCAGCCGGACGGCACGGGCCTCGCCATTCTGGAACTGTCGAGGCAGTGA
- a CDS encoding phage baseplate assembly protein V: protein MSDYFNAENERLLAGAIRLGVVSALDEANARVRVKAAGYETDWLPWLTARAGATRSWSAPRPGEQVVLLCPYGDPAQGVVLPGIYQNDHPAPAASKDIEAVVFPDGTRCEYDSSANKLQIDVAGAAQVIVNCKQATLNTETAAINASTSATITTPEAKIAAAATEITGSLKVGNGLTVIGTCTNNGVDFGSTHVHGGVDRGTDLTDPPQ, encoded by the coding sequence ATGAGCGACTACTTCAACGCAGAGAATGAGCGCCTGCTCGCTGGGGCGATCCGGCTGGGCGTTGTCTCAGCGCTCGATGAGGCGAATGCCCGCGTACGAGTGAAGGCCGCAGGCTATGAGACTGACTGGCTGCCGTGGCTGACCGCCAGAGCCGGGGCCACGCGCTCGTGGAGCGCCCCGAGGCCGGGCGAGCAGGTTGTTCTGCTCTGTCCCTATGGCGACCCCGCGCAGGGCGTGGTGCTGCCAGGCATCTACCAGAACGACCACCCGGCGCCCGCAGCGTCAAAGGATATCGAGGCGGTGGTGTTCCCGGACGGCACGCGGTGCGAGTACGACAGCTCCGCGAACAAGCTCCAGATTGACGTGGCAGGAGCGGCGCAGGTGATCGTCAACTGCAAACAGGCGACTCTGAACACCGAGACGGCGGCAATCAACGCATCGACCAGTGCGACGATCACGACCCCGGAAGCCAAGATCGCGGCGGCGGCAACCGAGATCACCGGCAGCCTGAAGGTCGGCAATGGCCTGACCGTGATCGGAACGTGCACGAACAACGGCGTGGACTTCGGCAGCACCCACGTCCACGGCGGCGTGGATCGCGGCACGGATCTGACAGACCCGCCACAATAA
- a CDS encoding GPW/gp25 family protein: MIGTSAQNGKQLEGIDHLRQSVRDILTTPLGTRVMRREYGSRLYQLVDAPLNRATIVELYAATIEALERWEPRIKVSQVSLARATAGGVSLSITGTYLPDGREITLDGIEVR, encoded by the coding sequence ATGATCGGAACCAGTGCACAAAACGGCAAGCAACTCGAGGGCATCGACCACCTGCGGCAGAGCGTGCGGGACATCCTCACGACCCCGCTGGGGACGCGCGTTATGCGCCGCGAGTACGGGAGCAGGCTCTACCAGCTCGTGGACGCGCCTTTGAACAGGGCCACGATCGTGGAGCTGTACGCGGCCACAATCGAGGCTCTCGAACGCTGGGAGCCGCGAATCAAGGTCTCGCAGGTCTCGCTCGCGCGCGCGACGGCTGGCGGCGTGAGCCTGTCGATCACTGGGACTTATCTGCCGGACGGGCGCGAGATCACCCTCGACGGCATTGAGGTGCGATGA
- a CDS encoding baseplate assembly protein — protein sequence MANVYVNVDLSQLPPPAVVEELDYEQILAAMLADLQARDPSFSALVESDPAYKILEVAAYREMLVRQRVNDAAKAVMIAFAQGADLDHLGANYDVRRLVITPADPDAIPPVEAVYESDDDFRNRIVLSLEGYTTAGSRGSYQFHALSASGDVKDVAVDSDTPGTVQVAVLSRTGTGVAPEETLEAVEESLTGEVRRPLCDTVVVQSATIVPYAITASLTLFPGVGQAEVLAAAQAAAEAYAAEQHRLGRDITRSGLFAALHQEGVQNVDLAAPASDIVIAWDEAPNCVGISLEIEGTDE from the coding sequence ATGGCAAACGTATATGTAAATGTTGACCTCTCGCAGTTGCCGCCGCCTGCGGTTGTCGAAGAGCTCGACTATGAGCAGATTTTGGCGGCGATGCTTGCCGACCTGCAAGCGCGCGATCCGTCCTTTTCTGCGCTGGTCGAATCTGATCCGGCCTACAAGATCCTCGAGGTGGCAGCCTATCGCGAGATGCTCGTGCGCCAGCGCGTGAACGACGCAGCCAAGGCCGTGATGATTGCCTTCGCGCAGGGCGCCGACCTCGATCATCTGGGCGCAAACTACGACGTGCGGCGCCTTGTCATCACGCCCGCCGACCCGGACGCCATTCCTCCGGTCGAGGCCGTCTATGAGAGCGATGACGACTTCCGCAACAGGATCGTGCTCTCGCTCGAGGGCTACACGACCGCAGGCAGCCGAGGCTCGTACCAGTTCCACGCGCTCAGTGCCTCGGGCGACGTGAAAGACGTTGCCGTGGACTCCGACACGCCCGGCACCGTGCAGGTCGCCGTTCTCTCGCGCACTGGCACGGGCGTGGCTCCAGAAGAGACGCTCGAGGCGGTCGAGGAATCGCTCACAGGCGAGGTGCGGCGTCCGCTGTGTGATACGGTTGTCGTACAGAGCGCGACGATCGTACCCTACGCGATCACAGCAAGCCTCACGCTGTTTCCCGGCGTCGGTCAAGCCGAGGTGCTGGCGGCGGCGCAGGCGGCTGCGGAGGCTTACGCGGCAGAACAGCACCGACTGGGGCGCGACATCACGCGCTCGGGGCTGTTCGCGGCACTCCACCAAGAGGGCGTGCAGAACGTGGATTTGGCCGCTCCGGCGTCCGACATCGTGATCGCGTGGGATGAGGCTCCGAACTGCGTGGGCATTTCTCTCGAGATTGAGGGCACTGATGAGTAA
- a CDS encoding phage tail protein I, producing the protein MSKDLLPSSASSHERALSLATARTGEVATPLRSVWDADTCPAELLPWLAWAFGVDEWDAGWPEEAKRETIRTAILVQQRKGTIWSIKRAISAAGYGDSSLVEGEDAIPAEHTVPWPQETHWALYAFTLTRPISNAQAAQVRRILSLVAPARCHLVALNFEQASHLYNNRITYNGDYNHGVA; encoded by the coding sequence ATGAGTAAGGATCTGCTTCCGTCCAGCGCATCCAGCCATGAGCGTGCGTTGTCGCTCGCGACCGCGCGGACTGGCGAGGTCGCCACGCCCCTGCGCTCTGTCTGGGACGCCGACACCTGCCCGGCTGAGCTTCTGCCGTGGCTCGCGTGGGCATTCGGAGTGGACGAATGGGATGCGGGCTGGCCAGAGGAAGCGAAACGCGAGACGATCCGCACGGCCATTCTGGTGCAGCAGCGTAAAGGCACTATCTGGTCGATCAAGCGCGCCATCTCTGCGGCAGGCTACGGCGACAGCTCGCTTGTCGAAGGCGAGGACGCGATCCCGGCAGAGCATACTGTGCCGTGGCCACAAGAGACGCACTGGGCGCTGTATGCCTTCACGCTCACTCGCCCGATCAGCAATGCTCAGGCCGCGCAGGTGCGTCGCATTCTGTCGCTGGTCGCTCCGGCGCGGTGCCATCTGGTGGCGCTCAACTTCGAGCAGGCATCTCACCTGTACAACAATCGTATTACGTATAACGGCGACTACAACCATGGGGTGGCTTAG
- a CDS encoding tail fiber assembly protein → MEVMKYAASTGGFYDPAIHKKIPAGAVEITDKKYRELLAGQSAGKLIQSDAQGRPVLVDPPDPAPTPEQLAELVRTKRNALLTACDWTSLPDAPLTEEQRAAWRAYRQALRDVTDQPGFPADVVWPTPPA, encoded by the coding sequence ATGGAAGTGATGAAATACGCTGCAAGCACGGGCGGGTTTTACGATCCCGCCATTCACAAGAAAATCCCTGCTGGAGCAGTGGAAATCACAGATAAAAAGTATCGGGAACTGCTCGCCGGGCAATCCGCTGGCAAGCTGATCCAGTCGGACGCTCAAGGCCGCCCTGTACTGGTCGATCCTCCCGACCCCGCGCCGACGCCAGAGCAACTGGCAGAGCTCGTCCGCACCAAGCGGAATGCACTGCTCACGGCCTGCGACTGGACATCACTGCCCGATGCTCCGCTCACCGAGGAACAGCGCGCGGCATGGCGCGCGTACCGCCAAGCGCTGCGCGACGTGACAGATCAGCCGGGCTTCCCGGCGGATGTCGTGTGGCCGACGCCTCCGGCCTGA